A stretch of the Malus domestica chromosome 08, GDT2T_hap1 genome encodes the following:
- the LOC103448631 gene encoding serine/threonine-protein kinase SAPK2 isoform X1 → MERYEIVKDIGSGNFGVARLARDKLTRELFAVKFIERGHKIDEHVQREIMNHRSLKHPNIVRFKEVLLTPTHLAIVMEYAAGGELFGRICSAGRFSEDEQICHRDLKLENTLLDGSPAPRVKICDFGYSKSLLHSQPKSTVGTPAYIAPEVLSKKQYDGKIADVWSCGVTLYVMIVGAYPFEDPEDPRNFRKTIGRILSVQYAVPDYVRISIECRHLVSRIFVENPEKRITIPEIKNHPWFLKNLPVEMMEGGSWQCKDINYPSQSLEEVMYIIQEARKPLSVPDASRPLIGSSSMDVDDLEDVEDIETSGGFVLPNRSN, encoded by the exons ATGGagaggtatgagattgtgaaAGATATTGGGTCTGGGAATTTTGGGGTGGCAAGGCTGGCAAGAGACAAGCTCACCAGAGAACTCTTTGCTGTCAAGTTCATTGAGAGAGGACACAAG ATAGATGAACATGTTCAAAGGGAAATCATGAACCACAGATCACTGAAGCATCCGAATATCGTTCGATTCAAAGAG GTCCTGCTGACACCAACTCATCTGGCCATAGTGATGGAGTACGCGGCTGGGGGAGAACTCTTCGGGAGAATATGCAGTGCTGGCAGATTTAGTGAGGATGAG CAAATCTGTCATAGAGACCTTAAGCTTGAAAACACGCTCTTAGACGGCAGTCCAGCACCCCGTGTAAAAATATGTGATTTCGGATACTCAAAG TCATTATTGCATTCTCAGCCTAAATCTACTGTAGGAACACCGGCTTATATAGCACCTGAAGTCCTATCTAAAAAACAATATGATGGAAAG ATTGCAGATGTTTGGTCTTGTGGAGTCACCTTATATGTGATGATAGTTGGAGCATATCCCTTTGAAGATCCTGAAGACCCTAGAAACTTTAGAAAAACAATTGGG CGGATTCTTAGTGTGCAGTACGCAGTTCCAGATTATGTCCGAATTTCAATTGAATGTAGACATCTCGTATCTCGTATCTTCGTTGAAAACCCCGAAAAG AGAATAACCATCCCAGAAATCAAAAACCACCCTTGGTTTCTAAAGAACTTACCTGTGGAAATGATGGAAGGAGGAAGTTGGCAGTGCAAAGACATAAATTATCCGTCACAAAGCCTTGAAGAAGTGATGTATATAATACAAGAGGCAAGAAAACCATTAAGCGTCCCGGATGCCAGCAGGCCTCTCATCGGAAGCAGCAGCATGGATGTTGATGATCTTGAAGATGTTGAAGATATTGAAACAAGTGGTGGTTTTGTGTTGCCAAATAGGAGTAATTAG
- the LOC103448631 gene encoding serine/threonine-protein kinase SAPK2, with product MERYEIVKDIGSGNFGVARLARDKLTRELFAVKFIERGHKIDEHVQREIMNHRSLKHPNIVRFKEVLLTPTHLAIVMEYAAGGELFGRICSAGRFSEDEARFFFQQLISGVRYCHLMQICHRDLKLENTLLDGSPAPRVKICDFGYSKSLLHSQPKSTVGTPAYIAPEVLSKKQYDGKIADVWSCGVTLYVMIVGAYPFEDPEDPRNFRKTIGRILSVQYAVPDYVRISIECRHLVSRIFVENPEKRITIPEIKNHPWFLKNLPVEMMEGGSWQCKDINYPSQSLEEVMYIIQEARKPLSVPDASRPLIGSSSMDVDDLEDVEDIETSGGFVLPNRSN from the exons ATGGagaggtatgagattgtgaaAGATATTGGGTCTGGGAATTTTGGGGTGGCAAGGCTGGCAAGAGACAAGCTCACCAGAGAACTCTTTGCTGTCAAGTTCATTGAGAGAGGACACAAG ATAGATGAACATGTTCAAAGGGAAATCATGAACCACAGATCACTGAAGCATCCGAATATCGTTCGATTCAAAGAG GTCCTGCTGACACCAACTCATCTGGCCATAGTGATGGAGTACGCGGCTGGGGGAGAACTCTTCGGGAGAATATGCAGTGCTGGCAGATTTAGTGAGGATGAG GCAAGGTTTTTCTTCCAGCAGTTGATATCAGGAGTTAGGTACTGTCATTTGATG CAAATCTGTCATAGAGACCTTAAGCTTGAAAACACGCTCTTAGACGGCAGTCCAGCACCCCGTGTAAAAATATGTGATTTCGGATACTCAAAG TCATTATTGCATTCTCAGCCTAAATCTACTGTAGGAACACCGGCTTATATAGCACCTGAAGTCCTATCTAAAAAACAATATGATGGAAAG ATTGCAGATGTTTGGTCTTGTGGAGTCACCTTATATGTGATGATAGTTGGAGCATATCCCTTTGAAGATCCTGAAGACCCTAGAAACTTTAGAAAAACAATTGGG CGGATTCTTAGTGTGCAGTACGCAGTTCCAGATTATGTCCGAATTTCAATTGAATGTAGACATCTCGTATCTCGTATCTTCGTTGAAAACCCCGAAAAG AGAATAACCATCCCAGAAATCAAAAACCACCCTTGGTTTCTAAAGAACTTACCTGTGGAAATGATGGAAGGAGGAAGTTGGCAGTGCAAAGACATAAATTATCCGTCACAAAGCCTTGAAGAAGTGATGTATATAATACAAGAGGCAAGAAAACCATTAAGCGTCCCGGATGCCAGCAGGCCTCTCATCGGAAGCAGCAGCATGGATGTTGATGATCTTGAAGATGTTGAAGATATTGAAACAAGTGGTGGTTTTGTGTTGCCAAATAGGAGTAATTAG